One genomic region from Phragmites australis chromosome 1, lpPhrAust1.1, whole genome shotgun sequence encodes:
- the LOC133890758 gene encoding uncharacterized protein LOC133890758, which translates to MAAALWTLVALAVAAGEAAAPAPAESAHKVLEAHGLPRGLLPAGIAAFRYNASSGRFEAALEAPCTARFEVRMRFNATVAGVISYGRIASISGVAAQDLFMWFPVRGIHVDIPSTGVIYFDVGVVFKHFPLAIFDAPTPCTPDPLLLRTTPQRLGDGDVDGLVAGGAVSQ; encoded by the exons ATGGCGGCTGCGCTGTGGACGCTGGTGGCGTTGGCGGTGGCGGCTGGCgaagcggcggcgccggcgccggcggagtCGGCTCACAAGGTGCTGGAGGCGCACGGTCTACCGCGGGGGCTGCTCCCTGCAGGGATCGCGGCGTTCCGGTACAACGCGAGCAGCGGGCGGTTCGAGGCCGCGCTGGAGGCGCCGTGCACCGCGCGGTTCGAGGTCCGGATGCGGTTCAACGCCACTGTGGCCGGGGTCATCAGCTACGGCCGGATCGCGTCCATCTCCGGGGTCGCCGCGCAGGACCTCTTCATGTGGTTCCCCGTCCGCGGCATCCACGTCGACATCCCCTCCACCGGCGTCATCTACTTCGACGTCGGCGTCGTCTTCAAGCATTTCCCGCTCGCCATCTTCGACGCGCCGACGCCCTGCACGCCCGACCCGCTCCTCCTCCGCACGACCCCGCAG CGGCTGGGGGACGGCGACGTGGACGGATTGGTCGCCGGCGGCGCGGTGTCGCAATGA